A single window of Spartobacteria bacterium DNA harbors:
- the ugpC gene encoding sn-glycerol-3-phosphate ABC transporter ATP-binding protein UgpC — translation MAGLVLKNVKKSFDKMEIIHGVDLTINDGEFIVFVGPSGCGKSTLLRLIAGLEEVTDGSIQIGERDVTRVEAAERGIAMVFQSYALYPHMTVYDNMAFGLKMNGFSKEDIARRVDKAAKILELGQLLKRKPKALSGGQRQRVAIGRSIVREPQVFLLDEPLSNLDAELRTQMRVEISKLHNDLGATMIYVTHDQTEAMTLADRIVVLRLGIVEQVGSPIELYDNPDNQFVAGFIGSPRMNFVHGIVRKCEGQMVSVYMGALDVEIPVKARGSVPAVGARVSVGMRPEHFLHPDETQHVFKGKVAIVEQLGGLSYLYIDADENRLTIQYAGHASNKAGEIAEIGVNAERAFIFDEAGLRI, via the coding sequence ATGGCGGGCTTAGTCTTAAAAAATGTAAAAAAATCCTTCGACAAAATGGAAATCATTCATGGTGTCGATCTGACCATCAACGATGGAGAATTCATTGTATTTGTTGGCCCCTCCGGTTGTGGTAAATCGACACTGCTGCGATTGATTGCCGGTCTGGAAGAAGTCACTGACGGCTCAATCCAAATCGGCGAACGTGATGTAACACGCGTTGAAGCGGCGGAACGCGGCATTGCCATGGTCTTCCAGTCCTACGCATTATATCCGCATATGACAGTATATGACAACATGGCCTTCGGTCTGAAAATGAATGGGTTCTCTAAGGAAGATATCGCCAGACGAGTGGATAAAGCCGCAAAAATTCTGGAACTCGGCCAGCTGCTGAAACGTAAACCGAAAGCACTGTCCGGCGGACAGCGTCAGCGCGTGGCTATTGGCCGGTCTATTGTTCGCGAACCTCAGGTATTCCTGCTGGATGAACCGCTCTCAAACCTGGACGCGGAACTGCGTACACAGATGCGTGTGGAAATCTCGAAACTGCATAATGATCTGGGTGCTACCATGATCTACGTGACACATGATCAGACCGAAGCGATGACGCTGGCGGATCGCATCGTGGTCTTGCGTTTGGGCATCGTGGAACAGGTGGGCTCTCCCATTGAGCTCTATGACAATCCTGACAATCAGTTTGTAGCCGGTTTCATTGGCTCACCTCGGATGAACTTTGTGCATGGCATAGTAAGAAAATGCGAAGGACAGATGGTTTCCGTATACATGGGAGCACTGGATGTCGAAATACCAGTCAAAGCACGCGGGAGTGTCCCTGCTGTTGGCGCGCGTGTATCCGTAGGTATGCGGCCGGAACATTTCCTGCATCCTGATGAAACCCAGCATGTCTTCAAAGGCAAAGTAGCCATTGTAGAACAGCTTGGCGGATTATCCTACTTGTACATCGATGCCGATGAAAACCGTCTAACCATTCAGTATGCAGGCCATGCATCCAATAAAGCTGGTGAAATAGCTGAAATCGGAGTGAATGCAGAGCGGGCGTTTATCTTTGATGAGGCTGGATTACGCATTTAA
- a CDS encoding sugar ABC transporter permease produces MAQAAPTDQRSFWHRNRIAITPWLFLAPGLIMFMIYVILPIFQSMWISLHQWDGLSPKIFIGLDNYRELMTDDTFFVAIKNNIIWLVLYMLAVPIGLFISLLLNQTVMGIRIYKSLFFFPFVISQIVVGLVFTWVYDPSNGIFSIIFGWFGATCPAILGDERYVTYGIIAAGLWPQIAYCMILFLTGLNNVSPDQIEAGRLDNAKGWKMLWYVVLPQLRPATFIAIVVTVIGALRSFDLISIMTSGGPYGSSQVLAYYMYETALSEYGYRMGYGATIATVLFFIMMVYIAYFLRRMYVQEKEG; encoded by the coding sequence ATGGCACAAGCAGCACCAACAGACCAAAGATCCTTTTGGCACCGTAATCGAATTGCAATTACCCCCTGGTTGTTTCTGGCACCCGGGTTAATCATGTTCATGATTTATGTCATTCTTCCCATCTTCCAAAGTATGTGGATATCACTTCATCAATGGGACGGCCTAAGTCCGAAAATTTTTATCGGGCTGGATAATTATCGGGAACTCATGACCGATGATACGTTCTTTGTAGCTATAAAAAACAATATCATATGGCTTGTCCTGTATATGCTGGCGGTGCCAATAGGGCTATTTATATCCCTGCTTTTGAATCAGACCGTGATGGGTATTCGCATATATAAATCGTTATTCTTCTTCCCGTTTGTTATTTCGCAGATCGTCGTGGGCTTGGTGTTCACCTGGGTCTACGATCCTTCAAACGGTATTTTTTCGATCATATTCGGATGGTTCGGGGCGACGTGTCCGGCTATTCTGGGTGATGAAAGATACGTCACATACGGTATTATTGCTGCCGGTCTCTGGCCACAGATTGCCTATTGCATGATTCTTTTCTTAACGGGATTGAACAATGTATCACCGGATCAGATCGAAGCCGGCCGACTGGACAACGCGAAAGGCTGGAAGATGTTATGGTATGTCGTTCTTCCTCAGCTGCGTCCTGCTACATTCATCGCCATCGTGGTAACGGTCATTGGAGCCCTTCGTTCCTTCGACTTGATTTCCATCATGACCTCTGGCGGTCCTTATGGATCAAGCCAGGTGCTCGCCTACTACATGTATGAAACCGCGTTGTCGGAATACGGATATCGCATGGGATACGGAGCAACCATCGCTACGGTGCTGTTCTTCATCATGATGGTGTATATCGCATATTTCTTACGCAGAATGTACGTTCAAGAAAAGGAAGGGTAA
- a CDS encoding extracellular solute-binding protein, translated as MRAVIMPVLTLSAILLSQSAMAGELVINYDGSDPAPKESFTMVIDEFKKANPDIDVKWNVFDHEGYKTSIRNFLTAEPPDICAWYAGNRMAPFVKAGFFEDVSDVWEEAGYNESLASTKESMTIDGKKWGVPYTYYQWGVYYRKDIFEKLGIPVPKNWEEFLAACKTLKDNGVTPITIGTKFLWTTAGVFDYLDLRVNGYDFHNKLTAGEIKYTDPRVQKVFDRWDELVKPGYFIDNHSTYSWQEALAPMVQGDAAMYVMGNFCVAPLKQAGLTDDTLGFFQFPEITAGLPKAEDAPTDTFHIPAKATNKADAKKFLAFIGQPEIQTKWNEILGQLPVNNKSQVADDPFLQAGFEVLSDASGIAQFYDRDTDAQMAKAGMEGFQEYMMHPERREKILKKLDKVQERVNRKK; from the coding sequence ATGAGAGCTGTAATAATGCCTGTTTTGACGCTAAGTGCTATTCTACTTAGCCAGAGTGCAATGGCCGGAGAACTCGTCATCAACTATGACGGATCGGATCCAGCACCGAAAGAATCCTTCACCATGGTTATTGACGAATTCAAAAAAGCTAATCCTGATATTGATGTGAAATGGAATGTTTTCGATCATGAAGGATATAAAACATCAATCCGCAATTTCTTGACAGCTGAGCCCCCAGATATCTGCGCATGGTATGCAGGAAATCGTATGGCTCCTTTTGTCAAAGCCGGATTCTTTGAAGACGTGTCTGACGTATGGGAAGAAGCGGGATACAATGAAAGCCTCGCATCTACGAAGGAATCCATGACCATTGATGGGAAAAAATGGGGTGTTCCGTACACCTATTATCAGTGGGGTGTGTACTACCGTAAAGACATCTTTGAAAAACTGGGCATTCCCGTGCCTAAAAACTGGGAAGAATTCCTTGCGGCCTGCAAAACCCTCAAGGACAACGGCGTCACACCGATAACCATTGGAACAAAATTCCTTTGGACCACAGCCGGTGTATTCGACTACCTTGACCTGCGTGTAAATGGTTATGATTTCCATAACAAATTGACCGCTGGCGAAATCAAATACACGGATCCGAGAGTGCAAAAAGTGTTTGACCGCTGGGATGAACTGGTGAAACCGGGTTACTTCATTGATAACCATTCCACCTATTCCTGGCAGGAAGCACTGGCTCCGATGGTACAGGGCGACGCCGCAATGTACGTCATGGGCAACTTCTGCGTAGCACCACTGAAACAGGCCGGCCTGACAGATGATACACTGGGATTCTTCCAGTTCCCCGAAATCACAGCCGGCCTGCCTAAAGCAGAAGATGCGCCGACAGATACATTCCACATCCCTGCAAAAGCCACAAACAAAGCAGATGCCAAGAAATTCCTGGCCTTCATCGGTCAGCCTGAAATCCAGACCAAATGGAATGAAATTCTGGGACAGCTGCCTGTGAACAACAAATCCCAGGTTGCTGACGACCCGTTCTTACAGGCTGGTTTCGAAGTATTAAGCGATGCCTCAGGAATTGCTCAGTTCTACGATCGCGATACAGATGCTCAGATGGCGAAAGCGGGCATGGAAGGTTTCCAGGAATACATGATGCACCCTGAGCGTCGTGAAAAAATCCTGAAGAAACTGGATAAAGTCCAGGAACGCGTTAATCGCAAGAAATAA
- a CDS encoding carbohydrate ABC transporter permease, which produces MFPKPIEKCSVGAQRLYKILLPIALILWLLPLIAVVSTSVRPAGDINAGNYWGLPSSFDLIQNYSAIFFGSKIGLYIYNSFRITIPTVLLTLSISCMTGYALSIYKFKANLFVFFVFIAGNFVPFQILMVPVRDLSVRMGLYDTVTGLVLFHAAFQAGFCTLFMRNFMKALPYELIESARIEGISEFRIFWNVVLPLVRPALAALAVLIFTFIWNDYFWATVLVQGDTAMPVTAGLKSLNGQWVAQWHLVSAGSIVAAFPPVILFFLLQKHFIAGLTMGATKG; this is translated from the coding sequence ATGTTTCCAAAACCAATTGAAAAATGTTCTGTCGGCGCACAGCGGTTATATAAGATACTGCTTCCCATTGCCCTGATCCTATGGCTTCTGCCGCTGATTGCAGTGGTGTCAACGTCGGTACGACCTGCTGGCGATATCAATGCCGGCAATTACTGGGGATTACCCTCTAGTTTCGATCTTATTCAAAACTACTCGGCGATCTTCTTCGGCTCAAAAATCGGTTTGTATATATATAATTCATTCAGAATTACCATACCTACCGTTCTTTTAACGCTGTCTATCTCCTGCATGACGGGTTACGCACTGTCAATCTACAAATTCAAAGCGAATCTGTTCGTTTTCTTTGTATTCATTGCCGGTAACTTTGTACCGTTCCAGATTCTCATGGTTCCTGTTCGCGACTTGTCGGTTCGAATGGGTCTCTACGATACGGTAACGGGGCTTGTATTATTCCACGCAGCCTTTCAGGCCGGGTTCTGCACTTTATTCATGCGTAACTTCATGAAAGCACTGCCCTATGAATTAATTGAATCCGCCCGCATTGAAGGCATTAGTGAGTTCCGTATCTTCTGGAACGTCGTGCTGCCGTTGGTTCGACCAGCCCTGGCCGCTCTGGCGGTGCTGATCTTTACCTTCATCTGGAATGATTATTTCTGGGCAACCGTTCTGGTTCAGGGCGACACGGCTATGCCGGTCACCGCAGGACTGAAAAGCCTGAATGGCCAGTGGGTCGCACAATGGCATCTGGTTTCTGCCGGCTCCATTGTCGCAGCCTTCCCTCCTGTCATCCTGTTCTTCCTGCTCCAGAAGCATTTCATCGCAGGTTTGACGATGGGTGCCACAAAGGGATAG